Proteins encoded by one window of Shewanella avicenniae:
- a CDS encoding Fic/DOC family protein: MQDKYGVTQDKYCYPGTDVLINLLHIRNAERLAEAEAAFSAERYRCYDAPALTIHDFTFHHLRELHRYLFQDIYLWAGEIRDVDIAKGSTRFCHCDRILPEAEKLFAQISSLATLSYSSTLFEAVADIYCEINLLHPFREGNGRAQRFFFEEMLFCLGFDVHWPHISKTQWVEANIAGVHLDLGPLIEIFEQSITPLK, translated from the coding sequence ATGCAAGATAAGTACGGCGTGACTCAGGACAAATATTGTTACCCTGGTACAGATGTACTGATCAACCTGCTGCATATTCGCAATGCTGAGCGTTTGGCTGAAGCTGAAGCTGCATTCAGTGCCGAGCGCTATCGTTGCTACGATGCGCCCGCGCTCACCATCCATGATTTTACCTTCCATCATCTACGCGAACTGCATCGTTATCTGTTTCAAGATATCTATCTGTGGGCGGGCGAGATCCGCGACGTTGATATCGCCAAAGGCAGTACCCGTTTTTGTCACTGTGACCGCATCTTGCCAGAAGCTGAAAAGCTGTTCGCGCAGATCTCGTCACTTGCCACCTTAAGTTACTCATCTACCTTGTTTGAAGCGGTGGCGGATATCTACTGCGAGATCAATCTATTGCATCCATTTCGTGAAGGGAATGGCCGTGCGCAGCGGTTCTTTTTCGAAGAGATGTTGTTTTGTTTAGGCTTTGATGTGCACTGGCCGCACATCAGCAAAACGCAATGGGTTGAAGCTAATATCGCTGGTGTCCATCTGGATCTCGGCCCTTTGATTGAGATTTTTGAGCAAAGTATTACGCCGCTGAAATAA
- a CDS encoding TonB-dependent receptor domain-containing protein, with the protein MFRTSMLSTAIRYSLLIGCVGGFHAYANDAAEVEKTAVTESAQASTTTLEEEEAVERIIVTGSRIRKAEFSEASPVQVIDGDVSRELGMFDAASMLQSSTQIAGVQIDNTFGGYVTDNGPGASTIGFRGLGAERTLVMINGRRMAPAGIGGAPTSPDLNMIPGVMIQRIENLFDGASTVYGSDAVAGVANVILKKDVEGFDITASRSQPKGDGGEETVLSAMWGTTFDNGFVTVGAEYNDQKAISRGGNDFTRGCEERIWETEDGRRIIRASGYGPTARGDVDTCDIFPLTNRVQFDNFFGSLYSTPGYSNVGVPGFSESNVSNIYAGYMPTWIMADSNGDGIPDAVIVDGNGDGYTDVDLQDPLYAYQKSDYYKSGDYRSRNKRYSVMLNGEYNFQDDNNTTLYYEGLYAKRKSPSFDPGAQIFEWVPDTNPFNPCGVNGINCMAAAGTDWGPVWARPIINIRGDRDSADIELSQYRAVAGVTGDLHALENIGLQNWYYDTYVSYSASKGTNNMMGISEERLVNSLNTTVMNPDGSITCGDGTDGCVPVNLFSENIYQPGGGTLTQAEYDYLMVERKMETKVNQAIINGYVGGDLFHLPWNNEPVSSIFGIEWRRDEIETNANDVASEGLLWGWFADAGADGARILREAFTEVDLPLIKGKPGIEELTFTASGRVSKETYYSTAKTYSLKGVYRPVDWLTLRGTKGTSYRAPNLREHFLNGQSGFSTLTDPCVVPADARVTDPLNPNVPATYDPSLDERDPVTLQRCLASGVDPTTLGLGQNGEQEFTNSYSTEVTSGGSEELDPETSVAKTWGIIFEQPFTDAFELTLSATRFNIEVTNSIAEPSAGYSINQCYSADGNAAFCDRLSRGDDGRFGFIDSSFINIGLITSKGFDFNLYYKQDVVVFDNSLEIGLDVTATRMTEAVYDVLGTVDDNVGEPDYPEWRGKALLSLRYSDFFMNWQAIYIAAGEEDDLGDFEEDTIGCTGLYNDDGSPLLCRPVGYTEDYWTHNLSLGYEWDNYTVNLGVRNVFNDKPPKVDPDGSWSNTNIPLGVGYATPRTVFLNLNAKF; encoded by the coding sequence ATGTTTAGGACAAGCATGCTTTCGACGGCAATTCGATATTCGTTGCTGATAGGATGTGTGGGGGGATTTCACGCATATGCTAACGATGCTGCAGAAGTGGAGAAAACTGCAGTTACAGAAAGTGCTCAAGCTTCTACAACGACTTTAGAGGAAGAAGAAGCGGTAGAGCGCATCATTGTTACTGGTAGCCGTATTCGTAAAGCCGAGTTTTCTGAAGCTTCACCAGTACAAGTTATTGATGGCGATGTTTCTCGTGAACTTGGTATGTTTGATGCCGCCTCAATGCTACAAAGCTCAACTCAAATCGCCGGTGTGCAGATTGATAACACCTTCGGCGGTTACGTTACTGATAACGGCCCAGGTGCTTCAACCATTGGTTTCCGTGGTTTGGGCGCGGAACGTACCTTGGTGATGATCAACGGTCGCCGCATGGCACCTGCCGGTATCGGTGGTGCACCTACCTCACCAGACTTGAACATGATCCCTGGGGTGATGATTCAACGTATCGAAAACCTGTTTGACGGTGCGTCTACAGTCTATGGTTCTGATGCGGTAGCCGGTGTTGCCAACGTTATTTTGAAAAAAGACGTGGAAGGTTTTGATATCACTGCGTCTCGTTCACAGCCTAAAGGTGATGGTGGTGAAGAGACAGTGTTATCAGCCATGTGGGGCACCACATTTGATAACGGCTTTGTGACTGTTGGTGCTGAATACAACGATCAGAAAGCGATCTCTCGTGGCGGTAATGACTTTACCCGTGGTTGTGAAGAGCGTATTTGGGAAACTGAAGATGGTCGCCGTATCATCCGTGCCAGCGGTTATGGCCCTACTGCCCGTGGTGACGTAGATACTTGTGATATTTTCCCGCTGACCAACCGTGTTCAATTCGACAACTTCTTCGGTAGCCTCTACTCAACCCCAGGTTATAGCAACGTGGGTGTACCAGGCTTCTCTGAAAGTAACGTGTCAAACATCTACGCTGGCTATATGCCAACCTGGATCATGGCAGACTCTAACGGCGACGGTATTCCTGATGCTGTAATCGTTGATGGTAACGGTGATGGTTATACAGACGTTGATCTGCAAGATCCGCTATATGCCTATCAGAAGTCTGACTATTACAAGTCTGGTGACTACCGTTCACGCAATAAGCGTTATTCGGTAATGTTAAACGGGGAATACAATTTCCAAGATGATAACAACACCACGCTTTACTACGAAGGCTTATACGCTAAGCGTAAGTCTCCATCGTTTGATCCTGGTGCGCAGATCTTTGAATGGGTACCTGATACCAACCCGTTCAACCCTTGTGGTGTGAATGGCATCAACTGTATGGCCGCTGCGGGCACCGATTGGGGTCCTGTATGGGCGCGTCCTATCATTAACATTCGTGGTGACCGTGACAGCGCAGATATTGAGTTAAGCCAATACCGTGCAGTGGCAGGTGTTACTGGTGATTTGCATGCGTTGGAAAACATCGGCCTGCAAAACTGGTATTACGATACTTATGTGTCTTACAGTGCCTCTAAAGGTACTAACAACATGATGGGTATCAGCGAAGAACGTCTGGTGAACTCCCTGAATACCACAGTGATGAATCCAGATGGTTCGATTACCTGTGGCGATGGTACTGACGGCTGTGTGCCAGTGAACTTGTTCTCTGAAAACATCTATCAACCAGGTGGTGGTACTCTGACTCAGGCAGAATATGACTACCTGATGGTTGAACGTAAGATGGAAACCAAGGTAAATCAAGCGATTATCAACGGTTACGTTGGGGGTGATCTGTTCCATCTGCCATGGAACAATGAGCCAGTATCTTCAATCTTTGGTATTGAATGGCGTCGTGATGAGATTGAAACCAATGCCAACGATGTTGCGTCTGAAGGTCTGCTGTGGGGTTGGTTTGCTGATGCGGGTGCGGATGGCGCACGTATTTTGCGTGAAGCCTTCACCGAAGTTGATTTGCCGTTGATTAAGGGCAAACCAGGTATTGAAGAACTGACCTTTACTGCGTCTGGTCGTGTATCAAAAGAAACCTACTACAGCACCGCCAAAACCTACAGCCTGAAAGGGGTGTATCGCCCAGTAGATTGGTTAACCTTACGTGGTACTAAAGGTACTTCTTATCGTGCACCAAACTTACGTGAGCACTTCTTGAATGGCCAAAGTGGTTTCAGCACGCTGACTGACCCTTGTGTCGTTCCAGCAGATGCGCGTGTGACTGACCCACTGAATCCTAATGTGCCAGCAACTTATGATCCATCGTTGGACGAACGTGATCCAGTTACCTTGCAACGTTGTTTGGCCTCAGGTGTTGACCCAACCACCCTTGGTTTGGGCCAAAATGGTGAACAAGAGTTTACTAACTCTTACAGCACTGAAGTGACCAGTGGTGGTAGTGAAGAGTTGGATCCTGAAACCTCAGTTGCGAAGACTTGGGGGATCATTTTCGAACAACCATTTACCGATGCATTTGAGTTAACCTTGTCTGCTACTCGCTTCAATATCGAAGTGACCAACAGTATCGCTGAACCAAGTGCTGGGTATAGCATCAACCAATGTTACTCTGCTGACGGTAACGCTGCATTCTGTGACCGTTTAAGTCGTGGTGATGATGGTCGATTCGGCTTTATTGACTCAAGCTTTATCAACATCGGTCTGATTACCTCTAAAGGCTTCGACTTCAACCTGTACTACAAGCAAGATGTGGTCGTATTTGATAACAGCCTTGAAATTGGTTTGGACGTGACTGCAACACGTATGACAGAAGCGGTATACGACGTGTTAGGTACTGTGGACGATAACGTGGGCGAACCAGACTATCCAGAATGGCGTGGCAAAGCGTTGCTGAGCTTACGCTACAGTGATTTCTTCATGAACTGGCAAGCAATCTATATCGCCGCTGGTGAAGAAGATGATCTGGGTGACTTCGAAGAAGACACCATTGGTTGTACAGGTTTGTATAACGATGACGGCAGTCCACTGTTATGTCGTCCAGTGGGTTACACCGAAGACTATTGGACTCACAACTTGTCTTTGGGTTACGAGTGGGACAACTACACAGTTAACTTAGGTGTCAGAAACGTGTTTAACGACAAGCCACCAAAAGTTGACCCAGATGGTTCTTGGTCAAATACTAACATCCCATTGGGTGTTGGTTATGCAACACCAAGAACAGTGTTCCTGAACCTGAATGCTAAGTTCTAA
- a CDS encoding alpha/beta hydrolase family protein → MNGYLKFVVMITLAIGLSLNATAAESKFDEVDAFSVLPFIRSVAVSPDGKHLSVIRSTSKNGDYIIEIYDANDLKKSPVTLGANKMLVSSVVWLNNERIAVNFRQILEDRAHKYWVSKFAITSIDGKSDWLVPFSKATRGGFQLLNTLPEDDDNILVFGDANNNYVPDVIKLNVNTGSTAILVRGSDKINGGFIADYKGDIRVGQGWNLANNSIDIYVRKSGSDDWQLLKEVSAKSRENYEVVGFNKSNLNQLYVLMNHGEDTTGLYLYDIDKGSYSERLYGLQGVDIDAVSFNKQHELASFTYTEKQPVQYFIDPKEEALNNQLYPLFPKQFVSIISRSDAEDQFVVRVMSDKNPGEFYLLNSKGQLQKVGPSRPLLTEDQLASVKYISYSARDGKKIRAYVTMPTTGKAPYPTVVLPHGGPWARDVVIFDEWSQLLAHHGYLVIQPNFRGSTGYGLDFWMAGDKNWGLKMQDDLDDAAQFLVSKNLADPKKLAMFGWSYGGYAAFVSAMRENNIYQCSIAGAGVSDLNRINATLNDNRYLSILQEPTIKGVSPVEKVKDVNVPIMVIHGDIDSRVPIEHSHAFVNKLKEFNKDYKYVELKDADHFSDTLFYDNKVMLYQSILDWLDNKCGLRN, encoded by the coding sequence ATGAACGGCTATTTGAAATTTGTAGTGATGATTACCTTGGCTATCGGCTTGTCGCTGAACGCGACGGCTGCCGAAAGCAAATTTGATGAAGTTGATGCGTTTTCTGTGTTGCCTTTTATCCGCTCAGTGGCGGTTTCACCCGATGGCAAACACCTTTCTGTGATTCGCTCTACCTCGAAAAACGGCGATTATATTATTGAAATTTATGACGCTAATGATTTGAAAAAGTCTCCCGTGACCTTGGGAGCTAACAAAATGTTAGTGTCGAGTGTTGTCTGGCTTAACAACGAGCGTATTGCGGTTAACTTTCGCCAGATCCTCGAAGATAGAGCCCATAAGTATTGGGTGAGTAAGTTTGCGATTACCAGTATTGACGGTAAAAGCGATTGGTTAGTGCCTTTCAGTAAAGCAACTCGAGGCGGCTTTCAGCTGTTGAACACTCTCCCCGAAGATGATGACAATATTTTAGTCTTTGGTGATGCCAATAATAACTACGTACCGGATGTGATTAAGCTGAATGTGAATACCGGTAGCACCGCGATTTTGGTGCGTGGTTCAGACAAGATTAATGGCGGTTTTATTGCCGATTACAAAGGCGATATTCGTGTCGGCCAGGGCTGGAATTTAGCTAACAACAGTATTGATATCTATGTGCGTAAATCAGGTAGCGATGATTGGCAGCTGCTAAAAGAGGTATCTGCTAAAAGCCGTGAAAACTATGAAGTGGTTGGTTTTAATAAGAGTAACCTGAATCAGCTTTATGTATTGATGAATCACGGCGAGGATACCACTGGGCTTTATCTGTACGATATTGACAAAGGCAGCTATTCAGAACGTTTATACGGCCTGCAAGGGGTTGATATTGATGCGGTAAGCTTTAATAAACAGCACGAACTTGCGAGTTTTACCTATACCGAAAAACAACCGGTGCAGTATTTCATCGATCCGAAAGAGGAAGCACTTAATAATCAACTTTATCCGCTGTTTCCAAAGCAATTTGTTAGCATTATCAGCCGCAGTGATGCAGAAGATCAGTTTGTCGTTCGGGTGATGTCGGATAAAAATCCTGGCGAATTTTATCTGCTGAACAGCAAAGGGCAGTTGCAAAAAGTTGGTCCTAGCCGCCCATTGTTGACTGAAGATCAGCTGGCATCGGTAAAATACATTTCTTATAGCGCGCGCGATGGGAAGAAAATTCGCGCCTATGTCACTATGCCCACCACAGGTAAAGCACCATATCCAACGGTGGTATTACCGCACGGTGGCCCATGGGCTCGTGATGTGGTGATTTTTGACGAATGGTCACAATTGCTCGCACATCATGGCTACTTAGTCATTCAACCAAACTTCCGTGGCTCAACTGGTTATGGCTTAGATTTTTGGATGGCAGGTGACAAAAATTGGGGGCTTAAAATGCAAGATGACCTTGATGATGCTGCGCAATTTTTGGTAAGCAAGAACTTGGCAGACCCGAAAAAGCTCGCCATGTTTGGTTGGAGCTATGGTGGCTATGCGGCGTTTGTCTCCGCTATGCGGGAAAACAACATTTATCAGTGTTCCATTGCCGGTGCTGGAGTCAGTGACTTAAATCGGATCAACGCCACACTCAACGACAACCGTTATCTCAGCATCTTGCAAGAACCGACCATTAAAGGTGTTTCACCGGTCGAAAAGGTGAAAGACGTGAATGTGCCGATTATGGTGATCCATGGTGATATCGATAGCCGCGTACCGATTGAACACAGTCACGCGTTTGTGAATAAGCTGAAGGAGTTCAACAAGGATTATAAATATGTTGAGCTCAAAGATGCGGACCATTTCTCCGATACCCTGTTCTATGACAACAAGGTAATGCTGTACCAAAGTATTTTGGACTGGCTGGATAATAAATGCGGTTTGCGTAACTAA
- the nifU gene encoding Fe-S cluster assembly protein NifU, with protein MWDYSEKVKQHFFNPKNAKLVSNANARGDVGSISCGDALSLSLKVNPDTEIIEDAGFQTFGCGSAIASSSALTEIIIGKTLDDALKVTNQEIADYLDGLPPEKMHCSVMGMEALHAAVANYRGEVLDDDHEEGELICKCFAIDDLMIKRVVKANGLQTLEEVINYTKAGGACTSCHEKIEWVLDETLEEMAEAGIDVAAVAKANSKVAATPKIAAVSKIQPIAVAATDDAALAERKAIIEKVIEQVRPAVRADGGDIHLVDIEDHLVFVSMSGNCSGCGLSGLTLANLEIKISDALGETVTVFPLQPSSEESEQKEATYDL; from the coding sequence ATGTGGGATTATTCAGAGAAAGTTAAGCAGCATTTCTTCAACCCGAAGAACGCCAAATTGGTCAGCAACGCCAACGCACGTGGCGATGTCGGCTCTATCAGTTGTGGTGATGCACTCAGCCTGAGCCTCAAAGTTAACCCTGACACTGAAATTATTGAAGACGCAGGTTTTCAAACCTTTGGCTGTGGCAGTGCCATTGCCTCCTCATCGGCATTGACCGAAATCATCATCGGCAAAACCTTAGACGATGCCCTCAAAGTCACCAACCAAGAGATTGCCGATTATCTTGATGGTCTTCCGCCGGAAAAAATGCATTGCTCGGTAATGGGCATGGAAGCCTTGCATGCCGCGGTGGCCAACTATCGTGGTGAAGTGTTGGACGATGACCACGAAGAGGGCGAGCTGATCTGTAAATGTTTCGCCATTGACGATTTGATGATCAAGCGCGTCGTAAAAGCCAATGGCCTGCAAACCTTAGAAGAGGTGATTAACTACACCAAAGCTGGTGGGGCATGTACCTCTTGCCATGAAAAAATCGAGTGGGTGCTGGATGAAACATTAGAGGAAATGGCCGAAGCGGGCATTGATGTGGCGGCCGTTGCCAAAGCCAACAGCAAAGTGGCTGCTACGCCAAAAATTGCGGCTGTCAGCAAAATTCAGCCCATTGCGGTAGCCGCGACTGACGATGCAGCCCTTGCTGAGCGCAAAGCGATTATCGAAAAGGTCATCGAGCAGGTGCGTCCTGCGGTACGTGCCGATGGCGGCGATATTCATCTGGTGGATATTGAAGATCATCTGGTGTTTGTCAGCATGTCGGGCAACTGCTCCGGCTGCGGTCTCTCAGGGCTAACCCTCGCTAACTTAGAAATCAAAATTTCCGATGCACTGGGCGAAACCGTCACGGTATTCCCGCTGCAACCAAGCAGTGAAGAAAGCGAGCAAAAGGAGGCCACTTATGATCTATGA
- the nifS gene encoding cysteine desulfurase NifS translates to MIYENIHAEALPKTVYLDNNATTRIDPKVLETMLPFLSDFYGNPSSIHQLGATVGHAMAKAREQVQLLMGAEHASEVVFTSCATEATATAIMSAVEALPERKEIITSVVEHPATLQLCQHLERKGYKIHWIGVDGKGRLDIDAFRAALSDQVAVVSIMWANNETGTLFPVEMLAKLAKSVGAQMHVDAVQVAGKYPINAQHTEIDMMSISGHKFHAPKGIGALYLRRGTRFRPLLRGGHQERGRRAGTENAASIIGLGMAAEIAYHSMAAETARQSMMRDRLEQGLLARIPSCFVTGNPQQRVANTTNIAFEYIEGEALLLMLNQVGIACSSGSACTSGSLEPSHVMKAMNIPFTAAHGTLRFSLSRFTTDDDIDAVLQELPAIVARLRMLSPYWDNESNRGSTEMFAPAYA, encoded by the coding sequence ATGATCTATGAAAACATCCATGCTGAGGCGTTGCCGAAGACGGTTTATCTGGATAACAACGCCACCACCCGCATCGACCCTAAAGTGCTGGAAACCATGTTGCCGTTTTTAAGCGATTTCTATGGTAATCCATCGTCAATTCATCAGCTTGGCGCGACGGTTGGCCATGCGATGGCAAAGGCGCGCGAACAAGTGCAGCTGTTGATGGGCGCTGAACATGCGTCTGAAGTGGTATTCACCTCCTGCGCTACCGAGGCCACCGCAACTGCGATTATGTCGGCGGTAGAAGCACTGCCAGAGCGTAAAGAGATCATCACCTCAGTGGTGGAGCATCCTGCTACGTTGCAACTGTGTCAGCATCTCGAACGCAAGGGCTACAAGATCCACTGGATCGGTGTTGATGGCAAAGGCCGCTTAGATATAGACGCCTTTCGGGCGGCGCTGAGCGACCAAGTCGCTGTCGTATCAATCATGTGGGCTAACAATGAAACTGGCACGCTGTTTCCTGTCGAGATGTTGGCCAAGTTGGCTAAATCTGTGGGCGCGCAGATGCATGTGGATGCGGTGCAAGTGGCCGGTAAATATCCGATTAATGCGCAACATACCGAGATCGATATGATGTCGATTTCTGGGCATAAATTTCACGCGCCGAAGGGCATCGGTGCCCTGTATCTGCGACGTGGCACGCGGTTTCGACCATTGCTGCGTGGCGGCCATCAAGAACGCGGGCGTCGCGCCGGTACTGAAAACGCGGCATCCATTATCGGCCTTGGCATGGCGGCAGAGATTGCTTATCACAGCATGGCGGCAGAAACGGCACGTCAATCAATGATGCGTGATCGCCTCGAACAAGGCTTGTTAGCACGGATCCCAAGCTGTTTTGTGACCGGCAATCCGCAGCAACGGGTGGCCAACACCACCAATATCGCCTTTGAATATATCGAAGGCGAGGCTTTGCTGCTGATGCTCAATCAAGTGGGCATCGCCTGTTCCTCCGGCTCCGCCTGTACCTCGGGCTCGCTCGAACCTTCTCACGTGATGAAAGCGATGAATATTCCGTTCACTGCAGCGCATGGCACTTTGCGTTTCTCGTTGTCGCGTTTTACCACTGATGACGATATTGATGCAGTGTTGCAGGAACTACCGGCCATTGTGGCTAGGCTGCGGATGTTGTCGCCTTACTGGGATAACGAATCCAACAGAGGATCAACCGAGATGTTCGCGCCGGCTTACGCCTAA
- the nifV gene encoding homocitrate synthase codes for MNKLPFVRVNDTTLRDGEQTPGVAFTTDEKVQLALLMQAAGVPELEIGIPAMGAQEQHTIAAITAALKSAHAAAAATSALAHSRSETMAWCRMTEFDISQALHLGLDWVDLSTPVSRQQIGSKLNSTPEQVLARTDRFVKQALDFGFKVCVGMEDASRSEMDLLLSVAEVAERAGASRVRFADTLGILDPFKTQQMIGQLRRHTDLEIEMHAHNDLGLATANTLAAIDAGATSINTTANGLGERAGNAPLEEVVVALSVLNKAETGIDLRQLPALCQYALQASGRQVSLQKAIVGAGVFTHESGIHIDGLLKDINNYQGFSPALVGREHTLVLGKHSGVNAISTVYRALGIELDEQQCQRLRLTLRQWSETHKCSPDEVALRALAQSVAILGASPVGEEYGSN; via the coding sequence ATGAACAAGCTACCTTTTGTGCGCGTTAACGACACCACGCTGCGGGATGGCGAACAAACCCCAGGCGTGGCGTTTACCACCGATGAAAAAGTGCAACTGGCGCTGTTGATGCAGGCGGCTGGAGTGCCCGAATTAGAAATTGGCATTCCGGCGATGGGCGCGCAGGAACAACACACCATCGCCGCGATTACTGCCGCGCTTAAATCTGCGCACGCCGCAGCCGCCGCAACCTCGGCGCTGGCGCACTCACGCAGCGAAACCATGGCGTGGTGCCGCATGACCGAGTTTGATATCAGTCAGGCGCTGCACCTCGGTTTAGATTGGGTCGACCTGTCGACGCCTGTGTCACGGCAGCAGATTGGCAGCAAACTGAACAGTACCCCAGAGCAGGTGTTGGCGCGTACCGATCGCTTCGTCAAACAGGCGCTCGATTTCGGCTTTAAGGTCTGTGTCGGGATGGAGGATGCCTCCCGCTCCGAAATGGACTTATTGCTGTCGGTCGCCGAAGTCGCTGAACGCGCTGGTGCCAGCCGAGTACGATTTGCCGATACTTTGGGCATTCTCGACCCATTTAAAACCCAGCAGATGATTGGCCAATTGCGGCGCCATACCGATCTTGAGATCGAGATGCATGCTCACAACGATCTTGGGCTGGCAACCGCCAATACGCTGGCGGCAATTGATGCCGGCGCGACCTCGATTAACACCACCGCCAACGGGCTTGGTGAGCGCGCAGGCAATGCGCCGCTCGAAGAAGTGGTGGTTGCGCTCAGTGTGCTCAACAAAGCGGAAACTGGCATCGACTTACGGCAACTGCCAGCACTGTGCCAATACGCATTGCAAGCCTCTGGGCGGCAAGTGTCGCTGCAAAAAGCGATTGTGGGTGCCGGAGTGTTTACCCATGAGTCAGGCATTCACATCGACGGTTTACTCAAAGATATCAATAACTATCAGGGTTTTTCGCCAGCATTAGTGGGGCGTGAACACACGTTGGTGCTGGGTAAACACTCAGGCGTTAATGCGATCAGCACTGTCTATCGCGCACTTGGTATTGAGCTCGATGAGCAGCAATGTCAGCGATTGCGGCTCACGTTGCGACAGTGGTCAGAAACTCACAAATGTAGCCCCGATGAAGTCGCATTGCGCGCGTTAGCGCAGTCGGTGGCCATTCTTGGCGCAAGTCCAGTAGGAGAAGAATATGGAAGCAACTGA
- a CDS encoding nitrogenase-stabilizing/protective protein NifW: MEATDTDVLPEHLQSAEDFLDFFKVKYDPEVVKTKRVQLLRLYHGVLERYDPPLTMEHYRKAVRIAYGSIKLGQELAFADMGCGTCSGCDV, from the coding sequence ATGGAAGCAACTGATACCGATGTATTGCCAGAACATCTGCAATCGGCAGAGGATTTTCTCGACTTTTTCAAAGTGAAATATGACCCGGAAGTGGTCAAAACCAAGCGAGTGCAACTGCTGCGCTTGTATCACGGCGTGTTAGAACGTTACGACCCACCGTTGACCATGGAGCACTATCGCAAAGCGGTGCGGATTGCCTACGGCAGCATCAAGCTCGGGCAAGAGTTGGCTTTTGCTGATATGGGCTGCGGTACTTGTAGCGGTTGCGATGTGTAA
- a CDS encoding nitrogen fixation protein NifZ — MEDGVRFAAGAEVRVVRNVRNDGTFYGVAKGELIVAEGDVGVVRKHGWFLQEQVIYEVFFPETGQLVGLRDVEVIDAALPFVPCRFRMLDYARLTLSLASQGELLARKGDRVQVTWIDRDLASGELSFTVKIANTEVQVPARALEDVPAEEEGSRWRRKSAAI; from the coding sequence ATGGAAGATGGCGTTCGATTTGCCGCTGGCGCTGAAGTGCGTGTGGTGCGCAATGTGCGTAACGATGGCACCTTTTACGGGGTAGCTAAAGGCGAGTTGATTGTTGCCGAAGGCGATGTTGGCGTGGTGCGCAAGCATGGCTGGTTTCTGCAAGAGCAGGTGATTTATGAGGTGTTCTTTCCAGAAACTGGGCAACTGGTGGGCTTACGCGATGTTGAAGTGATCGATGCCGCGCTCCCTTTTGTGCCGTGCCGTTTTCGCATGCTTGATTACGCCCGTTTGACCCTGTCGCTGGCCAGTCAAGGTGAACTGTTAGCCCGTAAAGGCGATCGGGTGCAAGTCACCTGGATCGATCGCGATCTCGCCAGCGGTGAACTCAGTTTTACCGTAAAAATAGCCAACACCGAAGTGCAAGTGCCTGCTCGGGCGCTGGAAGATGTACCAGCAGAAGAAGAGGGGAGTCGATGGAGACGCAAAAGCGCCGCTATTTGA
- a CDS encoding peptidylprolyl isomerase, whose product METQKRRYLMAKAATEMFKLNPEYLSMDQRQQVELQVERLLQLQRAIINSPEAAGVTVSPEQLSQAWDSCLAQFDCETSFVESLEKQGLDRDGLRSAIYDELLCELVMERVSVDIPPLAIEQARRYYDSHRQEFARDAIWQMSQILITVNNDYPENHRKAVLKRICQVRHLGQRQDFAQLALQYSECPSALERGFLGWCEQSKLFPEIAAVLPTLAVEQLSEPIETELGFHIVRWHQYKPAKNASFEQALPILQQRHDERARKYLQKQWLNRLLAYQ is encoded by the coding sequence ATGGAGACGCAAAAGCGCCGCTATTTGATGGCAAAAGCTGCCACTGAGATGTTTAAACTCAATCCTGAGTACTTAAGTATGGATCAACGCCAGCAGGTTGAGTTGCAAGTTGAACGCTTGCTGCAGCTGCAACGTGCCATTATCAATAGCCCTGAGGCGGCTGGCGTTACCGTGTCGCCGGAGCAACTTAGCCAAGCGTGGGATAGCTGTTTAGCCCAGTTTGACTGTGAAACCAGCTTTGTTGAGTCACTGGAAAAACAAGGGCTTGATCGTGATGGGCTGCGCTCAGCAATATACGATGAACTGCTGTGTGAACTGGTGATGGAGCGCGTCAGTGTTGATATTCCGCCGTTGGCCATCGAGCAAGCGCGCCGCTATTACGACAGTCATCGGCAGGAGTTTGCGCGTGATGCCATTTGGCAGATGAGCCAAATTCTGATCACGGTGAATAACGACTATCCCGAGAATCATCGCAAAGCGGTATTAAAGCGTATCTGTCAGGTTCGGCATCTTGGCCAGCGGCAAGACTTCGCTCAGTTGGCGCTGCAGTATTCTGAGTGCCCGAGTGCACTCGAACGTGGCTTTCTTGGGTGGTGTGAGCAAAGCAAACTGTTTCCTGAAATCGCCGCTGTATTGCCAACATTAGCGGTAGAGCAACTCAGTGAACCGATTGAAACCGAGCTGGGGTTTCATATCGTGCGTTGGCATCAATATAAACCGGCCAAAAATGCCAGTTTCGAACAGGCATTGCCGATTTTACAGCAGCGCCATGATGAGCGAGCGCGTAAGTATCTGCAAAAACAGTGGCTGAATCGATTACTGGCGTATCAATAA